A single window of Symphalangus syndactylus isolate Jambi chromosome 4, NHGRI_mSymSyn1-v2.1_pri, whole genome shotgun sequence DNA harbors:
- the F11 gene encoding coagulation factor XI, whose translation MIFLYQMVQFILFTSVSGKCVTQLFKDTYFEGGDITTVFTPSAKYCQVVCTYHPRCLLFTFTAESPSEDPTQWFTCVLKDSVTETLPRVNRTAAISGYSFKQCSHQISACNKDIYVDLDMKGINYNSSVAKSAQECQERCTDDVHCHFFTYATRQFPSLEHRNICLLKHTQTGTPTRITKLDKVVSGFSVKSCALSNLACIRDIFPNTVFADSNIDSVMAPDAFVCRRICTHHPGCLFFTFFSQEWPKESQRNLCLLKTSESGLPSTRIKKSKALSGFSLQSCRHSIPVFCHSSFYHDTDFLGEELDIVAVKGHEACQKLCTDAVRCQFFTYTPAQAACHEGKGKCYLKLSSNGSPTKILHGRGGISGYTLRLCKMDNECTTKIKPRIVGGTASVRGEWPWQVTLHTTSPTQRHLCGGSIIGNQWILTAAHCFYGVESPKILRVYSGILNQSEIKEDTSFFEVQEIIIHDQYKMAESGYDIALLKLETTVNYTDSQRPICLPSKGDRNVIYTDCWVTGWGYRKLRDKIQNTLQKAKIPLVTNEECQKRYRGHKITQKMICAGYREGGKDACKGDSGGPLSCKHNEVWHLVGITSWGEGCAQRERPGVYTNVVEYVDWILEKTQAV comes from the exons AATGTGTGACTCAGTTGTTCAAGGACACCTACTTTGAAGGAGGGGACATTACTACGGTTTTCACACCAAGCGCCAAGTACTGCCAGGTAGTCTGCACTTACCACCCAAGATGTCTGCTCTTCACTTTCACGGCGGAATCGCCATCTGAGGATCCTACCCAATG gtttACTTGTGTCCTGAAAGACAGTGTTACAGAAACACTGCCGAGAGTGAATAGGACAGCAGCGATTTCTGGGTATTCCTTCAAGCAGTGCTCACACCAAATAAGCG CTTGCAACAAAGACATTTATGTGGACCTAGACATGAAGGGCATAAACTATAACAGCTCAGTTGCCAAGAGTGCTCAAGAATGCCAAGAAAGATGCACGGATGATGTCCACTGCCACTTTTTCACGTATGCCACAAGGCAGTTTCCCAGCCTGGAGCATCG taaCATTTGTCTACTGAAGCACACCCAAACAGGGACACCAACCAGAATAACGAAGCTCGATAAAGTGGTGTCTGGATTTTCAGTGAAATCCTGCGCACTTTCTAATCTGG CTTGTATTAGGGACATTTTCCCTAACACAGTGTTTGCAGACAGCAACATCGACAGTGTCATGGCTCCCGATGCCTTTGTCTGTCGCCGAATCTGCACTCATCATCCCGGCTGCTTGTTTTTTACCTTCTTTTCCCAGGAATGGCCCAAAGAATCTCAAAG aaaTCTTTGTCTCCTTAAAACATCTGAGAGTGGATTGCCCAGTACACGCATTAAAAAGAGCAAAGCTCTTTCTGGTTTCAGTCTACAAAGCTGCAGGCACAGCATCCCAG TGTTCTGCCATTCTTCGTTTTACCATGACACTGATTTCTTGGGAGAAGAACTGGATATTGTTGCCGTGAAAGGTCACGAGGCCTGCCAGAAACTGTGCACTGATGCCGTCCGCTGCCAGTTTTTTACCTATACCCCAGCTCAAGCAGCTTGCCACGAAGGGAA GGGCAAGTGTTACTTAAAGCTTTCTTCAAACGGATCTCCAACTAAAATACTTCACGGGAGAGGAGGCATCTCTGGATACACATTAAGGTTGTGCAAAATGGATAATG AGTGTACCACCAAAATCAAGCCCAGGATCGTTGGAGGAACTGCGTCTGTTCGTGGTGAGTGGCCGTGGCAGGTGACCCTGCATACCACCTCACCCACTCAGAGGCACCTGTGTGGAGGCTCCATCATTGGAAACCAGTGGATATTAACAGCCGCTCACTGTTTCTATGG GGTAGAGTCACCTAAGATTTTGCGTGTCTACAGTGGCATTTTAAATCAatctgaaataaaagaggacacatcTTTCTTTGAAGTTCAAGAAATAATAATCCATGATCAGTATAAAATGGCAGAAAGCGGGTATGATATTGCCTTGTTGAAACTGGAAACCACAGTGAATTACACAG attcTCAGCGACCCATATGCCTGCCTTCGAAAGGAGATAGAAATGTCATATACACTGATTGCTGGGTGACTGGATGGGGGTACAGAAAATTAAGAG acaaaatacaaaatactctCCAGAAAGCCAAGATACCCTTAGTGACCAATGAGGAGTGTCAGAAGAGATACAGAGGACACAAAATAACCCAGAAGATGATCTGCGCTGGCtacagggaaggagggaaggatgcTTGCAAG GGAGATTCGGGAGGCCCTCTGTCCTGCAAACACAATGAGGTCTGGCATCTGGTAGGCATCACGAGCTGGGGTGAAGGCTGTGCTCAAAGGGAGCGGCCAGGCGTTTACACCAACGTGGTCGAGTACGTGGACTGGATTCTGGAGAAAACTCAAGCAGTGTGA